From the Desulfarculaceae bacterium genome, one window contains:
- a CDS encoding glycosyltransferase family 4 protein has translation MKLIYDLRLLTGQMHGMARYALELLQAMLAEDPDLQVGALIRKPEHAAMLPPDKRVLAMACKLSPYGISAQLSLRKLLDGLRPEVYHCPFYAPPAKFQGPMVFTIHDLIHLRFPKDHGLKYRLFYLWVVAPAAKRAQFVFTPSEHSKRDLIELMGVPEEKIVITPNAAGEAFRPVQGAVEAPAGLPARYILGVGNPKPHKNLGGLVAAHKLLSEQAPAGVEVPPLVIVGAKAGAADWAKPSERLVLLPSLEDAELARAYQAASTVVMPSLYEGFGLPALEAMACGVPVVAARRASLPEVVGDAGLLVEPEPEALAKGMETVLADPALAARLREAGPQQASRFSWQKTALTTLRIYRRVAKRFGA, from the coding sequence TTGAAACTCATCTACGACCTAAGGCTTTTGACCGGCCAGATGCACGGCATGGCCCGCTATGCCCTGGAGCTGCTCCAAGCCATGCTGGCCGAGGACCCCGACTTGCAGGTCGGGGCTCTGATCCGAAAGCCCGAGCACGCGGCCATGCTGCCCCCCGACAAGCGGGTGCTGGCCATGGCCTGCAAGCTGTCCCCCTACGGCATCAGCGCCCAGCTCAGCCTGCGCAAGCTCCTGGACGGCCTCAGGCCCGAGGTCTACCACTGCCCCTTCTATGCCCCGCCCGCCAAGTTTCAGGGGCCCATGGTCTTCACCATCCACGACCTGATCCATCTGCGCTTCCCCAAGGACCACGGCCTCAAGTACCGGCTTTTCTATTTGTGGGTGGTGGCCCCGGCGGCCAAGCGGGCCCAGTTCGTCTTCACCCCCAGCGAGCACAGCAAGCGTGACCTCATCGAGCTGATGGGGGTGCCCGAGGAAAAGATCGTCATCACCCCCAACGCGGCGGGCGAAGCCTTCCGGCCCGTTCAGGGCGCGGTGGAGGCCCCGGCTGGCCTGCCCGCCCGCTACATCCTGGGTGTGGGCAACCCCAAGCCCCACAAGAACCTGGGCGGCCTGGTGGCGGCGCATAAGCTGCTTAGCGAGCAAGCGCCCGCCGGAGTCGAGGTGCCGCCCCTGGTGATCGTGGGTGCCAAGGCGGGCGCGGCGGACTGGGCCAAGCCCAGCGAGCGCCTGGTGCTGCTGCCCTCTCTGGAAGACGCGGAGCTGGCCAGGGCCTATCAGGCGGCCTCAACGGTGGTCATGCCCTCGCTCTACGAAGGCTTCGGCCTCCCGGCCCTGGAGGCCATGGCCTGCGGCGTGCCGGTGGTGGCCGCGCGGCGGGCCTCCCTGCCCGAGGTCGTGGGCGACGCGGGCCTGCTGGTGGAGCCCGAGCCCGAGGCCCTGGCCAAGGGCATGGAAACGGTGCTGGCCGACCCCGCCCTGGCCGCGCGCCTCCGGGAAGCGGGCCCCCAGCAGGCGTCCCGCTTCTCCTGGCAAAAGACCGCGCTCACCACCCTGCGCATCTACCGCCGGGTGGCCAAGAGGTTCGGGGCGTGA
- a CDS encoding glycosyltransferase produces the protein MRGGEKVLEAMCRLFPDAPLYTLLHIPGSVSPIIEDRPIHTSFVQKMPLAAKRYRHYLPLFPRAMEGLSMPSCDLVLSTSHCVAKAASAPSGALHVSYVHTPMRYIWDMYPEYFGPGRGGAARYVMPLLRRRMQRWDVATCQRVDHFIANSRHVARRIRRNYGRGAVVIPPPVEAERFAPAAKPEGYYLVVSALVPYKRVELAVEACTRANKRLKVVGRGPEEARLKAMAGPTVEFLGWVGDEHLAGLYARAKAFLFPGEEDFGITPLESMASGRPVIAFARGGALETVVGPGDPAGRAPTGLFFHHQHAGALLAAMQELEAMLERFDPQALADHAASFDTAHFMERLAAHLDALARGQGVASHAGQ, from the coding sequence ATGCGCGGCGGCGAAAAGGTCCTGGAGGCCATGTGCCGCCTGTTCCCGGACGCGCCGCTCTACACCCTGCTGCACATTCCCGGCTCGGTGAGCCCCATCATCGAGGACCGTCCCATCCACACCAGCTTTGTGCAGAAGATGCCCCTGGCCGCCAAGCGCTACCGGCACTATTTGCCCCTGTTCCCCCGGGCCATGGAGGGGCTGAGCATGCCCTCCTGCGACCTGGTGCTCTCCACCAGCCACTGCGTGGCCAAGGCGGCCAGCGCGCCCTCCGGGGCCTTGCACGTGAGCTACGTGCACACGCCCATGCGCTACATCTGGGACATGTATCCCGAGTACTTCGGCCCGGGCCGGGGCGGCGCGGCGCGCTACGTCATGCCGCTGCTCAGGCGCCGTATGCAGCGCTGGGACGTGGCCACCTGCCAGCGGGTGGATCACTTCATCGCCAACAGCCGCCACGTGGCCCGGCGCATCCGGCGCAACTACGGCCGGGGCGCGGTGGTCATTCCTCCGCCGGTGGAGGCCGAACGCTTCGCCCCGGCGGCCAAACCCGAGGGTTACTACCTGGTGGTCAGCGCCCTGGTGCCCTACAAGCGGGTGGAGCTGGCCGTGGAGGCCTGCACCAGGGCCAACAAGCGGCTCAAGGTGGTGGGGCGAGGACCGGAGGAGGCCCGCCTCAAGGCCATGGCCGGGCCCACGGTGGAGTTCCTGGGCTGGGTGGGCGACGAGCATTTGGCCGGGCTCTACGCCCGGGCCAAGGCCTTCCTCTTCCCCGGGGAGGAGGACTTCGGCATCACCCCCCTGGAGTCCATGGCCTCGGGCCGCCCGGTGATCGCCTTCGCCCGGGGCGGGGCCCTGGAAACGGTGGTGGGGCCCGGCGATCCCGCCGGCCGCGCGCCCACGGGCCTGTTTTTCCATCACCAGCACGCCGGGGCCCTCTTGGCCGCCATGCAGGAGCTGGAGGCCATGCTGGAGCGCTTCGATCCCCAGGCCCTGGCCGACCACGCGGCGAGCTTTGACACCGCCCATTTCATGGAGCGTTTGGCCGCCCATCTGGACGCCCTGGCTCGGGGCCAAGGCGTTGCCAGCCACGCGGGGCAATGA
- the trkA gene encoding Trk system potassium transporter TrkA has translation MQILIIGAGEVGFHTALRLSHEGHRVVVVDRQPERVRQISEQMDVQTLVGTGSSPAVLRAAGVDQCDLVLVVTNSDEVNLTACRFARLLAPAATLIARIRSADYLAFFEEVGTASLDVDTVINPEREVANQILEFLAVPAASSVTDFAGGKVKMLGLKIPPTCPHVGRPLHELRIAGGPRYLVVAIERGGQVIIPGGGDVILSEDLAYVVTRRENTDQVVAHFGLSNQPVRNLVVVGGGAIGRLVAAGAREMGIKMRIIEKSAERCEALVDELEDVTILNGDGTDLSLLEEENVGAADVFASVTDDEENNVLIALLGRKMGARRTIARVAHLGYVPLVSSLGLDLVVSPRFAAVGAILRHLRAGKVLAVAPLKDEDTEVIEVEAQDTSALVNKPLSEVKLPQGSLVAAVIRDGEVEIATGDTVVRPGNQLVIFVTRQVLKKVEKLLTVRLEFF, from the coding sequence GTGCAGATTCTGATCATCGGCGCAGGCGAGGTAGGCTTCCACACCGCGCTCCGGCTGTCCCACGAGGGGCACCGGGTGGTGGTGGTGGACCGTCAGCCCGAGCGGGTGCGCCAGATTTCCGAGCAGATGGACGTGCAGACCCTGGTGGGCACCGGCTCCAGCCCGGCGGTGCTCCGCGCGGCGGGGGTGGATCAGTGCGACCTGGTGCTGGTGGTCACCAACAGCGACGAGGTGAACCTGACCGCCTGCCGTTTCGCCCGTCTGCTGGCCCCGGCCGCCACCCTAATCGCCCGCATCCGGTCGGCCGATTATCTGGCCTTCTTCGAGGAAGTGGGCACGGCCAGCCTGGACGTGGACACGGTGATCAACCCCGAGCGCGAGGTGGCCAACCAGATTCTCGAATTCCTGGCAGTGCCCGCGGCCAGCAGCGTCACCGACTTCGCGGGCGGCAAGGTGAAGATGCTGGGGCTCAAGATCCCGCCCACCTGCCCCCACGTGGGCCGCCCCCTGCACGAGCTGCGCATTGCCGGCGGCCCGCGCTATCTGGTGGTGGCCATTGAGCGCGGCGGCCAGGTGATCATCCCCGGCGGCGGCGACGTGATCCTGTCCGAAGACCTGGCCTACGTGGTCACCCGGCGGGAGAACACCGACCAGGTGGTGGCCCACTTCGGCCTGTCCAACCAGCCAGTGCGGAACCTGGTGGTGGTGGGCGGCGGGGCCATCGGCCGCTTGGTGGCCGCCGGGGCGCGCGAGATGGGCATCAAGATGCGCATCATCGAAAAGAGCGCCGAGCGCTGCGAGGCCCTGGTGGACGAGCTGGAGGACGTGACCATCTTGAACGGCGACGGCACCGACCTCTCGCTCTTGGAGGAAGAGAACGTGGGCGCGGCCGACGTGTTCGCGTCGGTCACCGACGACGAGGAAAACAACGTGCTCATCGCCCTGCTGGGCCGCAAGATGGGCGCGCGCCGTACCATCGCCCGGGTGGCCCACCTTGGCTACGTGCCCCTGGTCAGCTCCCTGGGCCTGGATTTGGTGGTGAGCCCCCGCTTCGCGGCGGTGGGCGCCATCCTGCGCCACCTGCGGGCGGGCAAGGTGTTGGCCGTGGCTCCGCTCAAGGACGAGGACACCGAGGTCATCGAGGTGGAGGCCCAGGACACTTCGGCCCTGGTGAACAAGCCGCTCTCCGAGGTCAAGCTGCCCCAGGGCTCGCTGGTGGCGGCGGTTATCCGGGATGGCGAGGTGGAGATCGCCACCGGCGACACGGTGGTGCGTCCCGGCAATCAGTTAGTCATCTTCGTAACCCGCCAGGTGCTGAAAAAGGTCGAGAAGCTTTTGACCGTGCGCCTGGAGTTCTTCTAG
- a CDS encoding TrkH family potassium uptake protein, with the protein MGFAYVLSLTGVLCVGTGLFMLMPMGIALLYGEPGWRAFAIGTGLSLLLGTVLFFLFRDKKTRELNHRQGMAIVGISWLVAGLLGGIPFALSGDFSGFTDGVFESISGFTTTGASILTNVEASQKCVLFWRALTHWLGGMGFIVLSVAILPFVGVGGMQLFKAEVPSPTPDRLAPRITDTASVLWKVYAALTAAEVVLLMFGGMDWFDAVCQAFATMATGGFSTKNASIAGFHSDYIDVVVTVFMLLAGMNFTLHFQMFWQRRWSAFWRNEEWRFYMYLWAAATLVAVLALDWEAGDGLWEAIRLSAFQAATILTTTGFATTDYSLWQPVAIGVLVVLMFVGGSAGSTGGGPKVMRIMVVFKQVSAELKRLVHPRVVAPVRLEHHTVDRSIVASVWGFMGAYVACFIVVGLILSVMELDLVTSFTASIACLGNIGPGLGSVGPADNYAHLPAAAKWLLSLAMIVGRLEVYTVLVLFLPEFWRD; encoded by the coding sequence GTGGGTTTTGCCTACGTCCTGTCCTTGACCGGGGTGCTGTGCGTGGGCACGGGGCTGTTCATGCTCATGCCCATGGGCATTGCTCTGCTCTATGGCGAGCCAGGCTGGCGCGCCTTTGCCATCGGCACCGGGCTTAGCCTGCTGTTGGGCACGGTGCTCTTCTTCCTGTTCCGCGACAAAAAGACCCGCGAGCTCAACCACCGTCAGGGCATGGCCATCGTGGGCATTTCCTGGCTGGTGGCCGGGCTGTTGGGCGGCATACCCTTCGCACTGTCCGGCGACTTCAGCGGCTTCACCGACGGCGTTTTCGAGTCCATAAGCGGCTTCACCACCACCGGGGCCAGCATCCTCACCAACGTGGAGGCCAGCCAGAAATGCGTGCTCTTCTGGCGGGCCCTCACCCACTGGCTGGGCGGCATGGGCTTCATCGTGCTCTCGGTGGCCATCCTGCCCTTCGTGGGGGTGGGCGGCATGCAGCTGTTCAAGGCCGAGGTGCCCAGCCCCACCCCGGACCGCCTGGCCCCGCGCATCACCGACACGGCCAGCGTGCTCTGGAAGGTCTACGCCGCGCTCACCGCCGCGGAGGTGGTGCTCTTAATGTTCGGGGGCATGGACTGGTTCGACGCGGTGTGCCAGGCCTTCGCCACCATGGCCACGGGAGGCTTCTCCACCAAGAACGCCTCCATCGCGGGCTTCCACAGCGACTACATCGACGTGGTGGTGACGGTCTTCATGCTCCTGGCGGGCATGAACTTCACCCTGCATTTCCAGATGTTCTGGCAGCGCCGCTGGAGCGCCTTCTGGCGCAACGAGGAATGGCGCTTCTACATGTACCTCTGGGCGGCGGCCACCCTGGTGGCGGTGTTGGCCCTGGACTGGGAGGCGGGCGACGGCCTGTGGGAGGCCATTCGCCTCTCGGCTTTCCAGGCGGCCACCATCCTCACCACCACCGGCTTCGCCACCACCGACTACTCCCTGTGGCAGCCCGTGGCCATCGGGGTGCTGGTGGTGTTGATGTTCGTGGGCGGCTCGGCGGGCAGCACCGGCGGCGGGCCCAAGGTCATGCGCATCATGGTGGTGTTCAAGCAGGTCTCGGCCGAGCTCAAGCGCCTGGTGCATCCCCGGGTGGTGGCCCCGGTGCGTTTGGAACATCACACCGTGGACCGCTCCATCGTGGCCTCGGTGTGGGGCTTCATGGGCGCCTACGTGGCCTGCTTCATCGTGGTGGGCCTGATCCTCAGCGTCATGGAGCTGGACCTGGTCACCTCATTCACCGCTTCCATCGCCTGCCTGGGCAACATCGGCCCGGGCTTGGGCTCGGTAGGCCCGGCGGACAACTACGCCCACCTCCCCGCGGCCGCCAAATGGCTTTTGAGCTTGGCCATGATTGTCGGGAGGCTCGAGGTCTATACCGTTCTCGTCTTGTTCCTACCCGAGTTCTGGAGGGACTAG
- the bioD gene encoding dethiobiotin synthase, giving the protein MSGRGVVVIGTDTDAGKTMVSAALVAGLRQAGIAAGYFKPLASECTPGPEGLPVSPDVFLLHRLVGLREPLHSLNPVCLRAPLSPLAAAREEEVELSLEASAAVCREFLAGQEFGVIEGVGGLLVPIAAGATFLDLAVELGLPVVLAARPGLGTINHSLLTIQALAREGLHVIGFIFSSTQPADPHDPSVNQNHALIVEYSGVPFLGTLPYLGPRESIDGVSLNQAVREHLELTPLVEMARQHHAVGQIPARF; this is encoded by the coding sequence TTGAGCGGGCGCGGGGTGGTGGTAATCGGCACGGACACCGACGCGGGCAAGACCATGGTCTCGGCCGCCCTGGTGGCGGGGCTGCGGCAGGCGGGCATTGCGGCGGGATACTTCAAGCCCCTGGCCAGCGAGTGCACCCCCGGGCCCGAGGGCCTGCCGGTGAGCCCGGACGTGTTCTTGCTGCACCGCCTGGTGGGGCTAAGGGAACCGCTGCACAGCCTGAACCCGGTGTGCTTGCGCGCGCCGCTTTCGCCCCTGGCCGCCGCCCGCGAGGAAGAGGTGGAACTGTCGCTGGAAGCCTCGGCCGCCGTGTGCCGCGAGTTTCTGGCCGGCCAGGAGTTCGGGGTGATCGAAGGGGTGGGCGGCCTGCTGGTGCCCATCGCGGCGGGAGCCACCTTCCTTGACCTGGCCGTGGAGCTGGGGTTGCCGGTGGTGCTGGCCGCCCGGCCCGGCCTGGGCACCATCAACCACAGCCTGCTCACCATCCAGGCCCTGGCCCGCGAGGGCCTGCACGTGATAGGCTTCATTTTCAGTAGCACCCAGCCTGCCGATCCGCACGACCCTTCGGTGAATCAGAACCACGCCTTGATCGTGGAGTACAGCGGCGTCCCCTTCCTGGGCACCCTGCCATATCTGGGCCCGCGCGAATCCATCGACGGCGTGTCCCTGAACCAGGCGGTGCGCGAGCATCTGGAGCTCACACCGCTGGTGGAAATGGCCAGGCAACACCATGCTGTTGGACAAATTCCTGCCCGCTTTTGA
- the bioF gene encoding 8-amino-7-oxononanoate synthase has translation MSPYPAMEALASRAAQNQASGLARGLVSMGPSCGRWVVVQGRRCLLMASNDYLGLAGHPRLAQAAVEAAGSCGTGSGASRLISGTLDSHLELEKTIAAFKHAEAALFFPTGYTTNLGVICGLAREGDLIVSDRLNHASLIDACRLSRGEVRIYPHSDAGAAAELLAGGDGHGLKLLVTDGVFSMDGDVAPLRELREAARQAGALLIIDDAHATGVYGDTGRGSLEHLGLEPSPEVVMVGTFSKALGGLGGYVAGDRAVIDALVNYSRPFIYSTAPPPSQVAVARAGLELVDAEPWRRDKLRELSALLRTELTQAGHTVLSQEGPIVPVLVGEPAKTVAMGHALTARGIYAPAVRPPTVPPGSSRIRLTVTAAHEPEDMRMAAYAFAEAAKEVGI, from the coding sequence ATGAGCCCCTACCCCGCCATGGAGGCCCTGGCCTCGCGGGCCGCGCAAAACCAGGCCTCGGGCCTGGCGCGGGGCCTGGTGTCCATGGGCCCCTCCTGCGGCCGCTGGGTGGTGGTCCAGGGGCGGCGCTGTTTGCTCATGGCCAGTAACGACTACCTGGGCCTGGCCGGGCACCCGCGTTTGGCCCAGGCGGCGGTGGAGGCCGCCGGGTCCTGCGGCACCGGCTCCGGGGCCAGCCGCCTCATCTCCGGCACCCTGGACAGCCATCTGGAGCTGGAAAAGACCATCGCCGCCTTCAAGCACGCCGAGGCCGCCCTGTTCTTCCCCACCGGCTACACCACCAACCTGGGGGTGATCTGCGGCCTGGCGCGGGAGGGCGACCTCATCGTCAGCGACCGGCTGAACCACGCCAGCCTCATCGACGCCTGCCGTTTGTCGCGCGGCGAGGTGCGCATCTACCCGCACAGCGACGCGGGCGCGGCGGCCGAGCTGCTGGCCGGCGGCGATGGCCACGGTCTCAAGCTGCTGGTCACCGACGGGGTGTTTTCCATGGACGGTGACGTGGCCCCGCTCCGGGAGCTGCGCGAGGCGGCCCGCCAGGCGGGCGCGCTGCTGATCATCGACGACGCCCACGCCACCGGGGTCTACGGCGACACCGGCCGGGGCAGCCTGGAGCATTTGGGTCTGGAGCCCAGCCCCGAGGTGGTCATGGTGGGCACCTTCAGCAAGGCCCTGGGCGGGCTGGGAGGCTACGTGGCCGGGGATCGCGCGGTGATCGACGCCCTGGTCAATTACAGCCGCCCCTTCATCTACTCCACCGCGCCGCCGCCCAGCCAGGTGGCCGTGGCCCGGGCCGGGCTGGAACTGGTGGACGCCGAGCCCTGGCGGCGCGACAAGCTCAGGGAGCTCTCGGCTCTGCTGCGGACCGAGCTGACCCAGGCCGGGCACACGGTGCTCAGCCAGGAAGGGCCCATCGTGCCGGTGCTGGTGGGCGAGCCCGCCAAGACCGTGGCCATGGGCCACGCCCTCACCGCGCGGGGCATATACGCCCCGGCGGTGCGCCCCCCCACGGTGCCTCCCGGCTCCAGCCGCATCCGCCTTACGGTGACCGCGGCCCACGAACCCGAGGACATGCGGATGGCCGCGTACGCCTTTGCCGAGGCGGCCAAGGAGGTGGGGATTTGA
- the bioA gene encoding adenosylmethionine--8-amino-7-oxononanoate transaminase, which yields MSKTNDILKQDIEHLWHPFTQMQLWPGEPPLVIERGEGNWLIDIDGNRYYDGVSSLWVTVHGHKVPAINQAIRDQLDLLDHSTLLGLSHPPAARLAAELAKICPGDLNKAFYSESGSTAVEIALKIAFQYWQQSGRPEKKSFVALGEAYHGDTIGAVSVGGIDLFHQVYGPLLFPVHRLPQPFCRRCPLGLKHPECGLACAEALETMLAEKADEIGALIVEPRVQGAAGMIIQPEGYLRRLWEICQAHDVLFIADEVATGFGRTGKLFACELEGVEPDLMCLGKGITGGVLPLAATMATDQVYGGFLGEFDEFKTFFHGHTYTGNPLTSAAALANLELMRANNVVENTAPLIARLSEGLAGIAAQEHVVQVRQQGMMVGIELSQDKATDTPYPPEARMGHRAIMAARQHGVIIRPLGDTVILMPTLASSLEEIDLLLEATGKGIAEATGAAA from the coding sequence ATGAGCAAGACAAACGACATTCTCAAGCAGGACATCGAGCACCTCTGGCACCCCTTCACCCAGATGCAGCTCTGGCCCGGCGAGCCGCCCCTGGTCATAGAGCGCGGCGAGGGCAACTGGCTCATCGACATTGACGGCAACCGTTACTACGACGGGGTGAGCTCCCTGTGGGTCACGGTGCACGGCCACAAGGTGCCGGCCATCAACCAGGCCATCCGCGACCAGCTGGACCTTCTGGACCACTCCACCCTGCTAGGCCTGAGCCATCCCCCGGCCGCCCGCCTGGCCGCCGAGCTGGCCAAGATATGCCCCGGCGATTTGAACAAGGCCTTTTACTCCGAGAGCGGCTCCACGGCGGTGGAGATCGCGCTCAAGATCGCCTTCCAGTATTGGCAGCAGAGCGGCAGGCCTGAAAAGAAAAGCTTCGTGGCCCTGGGCGAGGCCTACCACGGCGACACCATCGGCGCGGTGAGCGTAGGCGGCATCGACCTGTTCCACCAGGTCTACGGTCCCCTGCTCTTCCCGGTGCACCGCTTGCCCCAGCCCTTCTGTCGCCGCTGCCCCCTGGGCTTGAAGCATCCGGAGTGCGGCCTGGCCTGCGCCGAGGCCCTGGAGACCATGCTGGCCGAAAAGGCGGATGAGATCGGGGCCCTGATCGTGGAGCCCCGGGTGCAGGGCGCCGCCGGGATGATCATCCAGCCCGAGGGCTACCTCCGGCGGCTGTGGGAGATATGCCAGGCCCACGACGTGTTGTTCATCGCCGACGAGGTGGCCACCGGCTTCGGCCGCACGGGCAAGCTCTTCGCCTGCGAGCTGGAAGGGGTGGAGCCCGACCTGATGTGCCTGGGCAAGGGCATCACCGGCGGGGTGTTGCCCCTGGCCGCCACCATGGCCACGGACCAGGTGTACGGCGGCTTCCTGGGCGAGTTCGACGAATTCAAGACCTTTTTCCACGGCCACACCTACACCGGCAACCCCCTCACCAGCGCGGCGGCCCTGGCCAACCTGGAGCTGATGCGCGCCAACAACGTCGTGGAGAACACCGCCCCCCTGATTGCCCGCCTGAGCGAGGGCCTGGCCGGGATCGCCGCCCAGGAGCATGTGGTCCAGGTGCGTCAGCAGGGCATGATGGTGGGCATCGAGCTGAGCCAGGACAAAGCCACCGACACGCCCTACCCGCCCGAGGCGCGCATGGGCCACCGGGCCATCATGGCCGCGCGCCAACACGGGGTGATCATCCGGCCCCTGGGCGACACGGTGATCCTCATGCCGACCCTGGCCAGCAGCCTGGAAGAGATCGACCTCCTGCTGGAGGCCACGGGCAAGGGCATTGCCGAGGCCACCGGGGCGGCCGCATGA
- the bioB gene encoding biotin synthase BioB, translating to MSDSFASQVNQAADDARHGRLPDPSQAAGWIEPQSLSELSALMAAASSLRATAEGDMVEFCAIVNARSGRCSENCSFCAQSAHYPGKAEVYPLLSAEEMVRRGRAAAEAGAQRFGIVTSGRGCPEGEALDEICRAIEVLTNEGIIAPCASLGLLEPEQAQRLRAAGLVRYHHNLEAGPTHFARICTTHAYQDRVDTVRTAQDAGLEVCVGGIVGLGESPAERVELAQAVAELRPESVPLNFLNPIPGTPLSHVEPLSPTQALAAVAVFKLFNSQATIRTCGGRQQVLGNLAPLMYLAGAGATMVGNYLTTEGRQPSEDLADLAALGLRPSDKLVREAS from the coding sequence ATGAGCGACAGCTTTGCAAGCCAAGTGAATCAGGCCGCCGACGACGCCCGTCATGGCCGCCTGCCCGACCCCTCCCAAGCCGCCGGTTGGATCGAGCCCCAGAGCCTGAGTGAGCTGAGCGCGCTTATGGCCGCGGCCAGCTCCTTGCGGGCCACGGCCGAGGGCGACATGGTGGAGTTCTGCGCCATCGTCAACGCCCGCTCGGGCCGCTGTTCGGAGAACTGCTCCTTTTGCGCCCAGAGCGCCCACTATCCCGGCAAGGCCGAGGTGTACCCCCTGCTGAGCGCTGAAGAGATGGTACGCCGGGGCCGCGCGGCGGCCGAGGCCGGGGCCCAGCGCTTCGGCATCGTGACCAGCGGCCGGGGCTGCCCCGAGGGCGAGGCCCTGGACGAGATCTGCCGGGCCATCGAGGTGCTCACCAACGAGGGGATCATCGCGCCCTGCGCCAGCCTGGGGCTCCTGGAGCCCGAGCAGGCCCAGCGCCTGCGCGCGGCGGGCCTGGTGCGCTACCACCACAACCTGGAAGCGGGCCCGACCCACTTCGCGCGCATCTGCACCACCCACGCCTATCAGGACCGGGTGGACACGGTGCGCACGGCCCAGGACGCGGGCCTGGAGGTCTGCGTGGGAGGCATCGTGGGCCTGGGCGAGAGCCCGGCCGAGCGGGTGGAGCTGGCCCAGGCCGTGGCCGAGCTGAGGCCCGAGAGCGTGCCGCTCAACTTCCTCAACCCCATCCCCGGCACCCCCTTGTCCCACGTCGAACCCCTGAGCCCCACCCAGGCCCTGGCCGCGGTGGCGGTGTTCAAGCTGTTCAACTCCCAGGCCACCATCCGCACCTGCGGCGGCCGCCAGCAGGTCCTGGGCAACCTGGCCCCGCTGATGTATCTGGCCGGGGCCGGAGCCACCATGGTAGGCAATTACCTGACCACCGAGGGCCGCCAGCCCTCCGAGGACCTGGCCGACCTGGCCGCCCTGGGCCTCAGGCCCTCCGACAAGCTGGTGAGAGAGGCATCATGA
- a CDS encoding biotin--[acetyl-CoA-carboxylase] ligase: protein MVEPSRAGQVLRLLLEAGGERSGQEMAELLGCSRAAVAKAVGVLREQGVDISAATRRGYLLQGEPPLVLPAMVEARLGAGSMGLPLYYFPEIDSTNLEARRRAEAGAPHGACLVAEHQTHGRGRLERRWVSPPNTALLFSLILRPDLGLSRIFALNNLVSLALCRALEKHGGLAPAIKWPNDVYLEGRKLAGVLTEFTSRAETVDHAVVGVGLNVNQEAKWLAGLDQPGISLRAATGHAWHRAELLAWVLAEMSALYEQFVGGGAEELAAEYAGRSLILGLEVSVREGKLVRQGRATGFAPSGALLLEENGTVSPIHHGDVSLLAWEGKS from the coding sequence TTGGTGGAACCCTCCCGCGCGGGCCAGGTGCTGCGCCTCTTGCTGGAGGCGGGCGGCGAGCGCTCGGGCCAGGAGATGGCCGAACTCCTGGGCTGCAGCCGCGCGGCGGTGGCCAAGGCGGTGGGCGTGCTGCGCGAGCAGGGGGTGGACATCAGCGCAGCCACCCGGCGGGGCTATCTCTTGCAAGGCGAGCCGCCCCTGGTGTTGCCGGCCATGGTGGAGGCCCGTTTGGGCGCGGGCTCCATGGGCCTGCCGCTGTACTACTTCCCGGAGATAGACTCCACCAATCTGGAGGCCCGCCGCCGGGCCGAGGCGGGCGCTCCCCACGGCGCCTGCCTGGTGGCCGAGCACCAGACCCACGGCCGGGGCCGCCTGGAGCGCCGCTGGGTCTCGCCGCCGAACACCGCCCTGCTCTTCTCCCTGATCCTGCGGCCCGACCTGGGCCTGAGCCGCATCTTCGCCCTGAACAACCTGGTCTCCCTGGCCCTGTGCCGCGCACTGGAAAAGCACGGCGGCCTGGCCCCGGCCATCAAGTGGCCCAACGACGTGTATCTGGAAGGCCGCAAGCTGGCCGGGGTGCTCACCGAGTTCACCAGCCGGGCCGAAACGGTGGACCACGCCGTGGTGGGGGTGGGGCTCAACGTGAACCAGGAGGCCAAGTGGCTGGCCGGGCTGGACCAGCCGGGCATCAGCCTGCGGGCGGCCACGGGCCATGCCTGGCATAGGGCCGAGCTTTTGGCCTGGGTGCTGGCCGAGATGAGCGCGCTCTACGAGCAGTTCGTGGGCGGCGGGGCCGAGGAGCTGGCCGCCGAGTACGCCGGGCGCTCCCTGATCCTGGGCCTGGAGGTCTCGGTGCGCGAGGGTAAGCTGGTGCGCCAGGGCCGGGCCACCGGCTTCGCACCCAGCGGGGCCCTGCTCTTGGAGGAGAACGGCACGGTCTCGCCCATCCATCACGGGGACGTGAGCCTTCTGGCCTGGGAGGGCAAGTCCTAG